In Methanofollis aquaemaris, the genomic window AGAGGTGTTCAACAGCGCCCCGGTTTCCTGAAAAGAACAATCCGGTTCGTGTTCGTCCCTCCCCGGTTGTTCCTGATCCCCCAGATGTTCGAGGTCTTGGTGAAGACCTGGGTATTGACCATCACGCCCTCAGGCACGAACCCGACCCCCGCCCCGAGCGGGACGACGTGCTCGTCGAGAGAGACGCTGCCGTTACGCACCTCGCCGACCTCGAAGGCGACCCGGCCGCCGGGCTTTGTCACCCTGAAGAGTTCGGCAAAGACCTGGCCCATCGTCTCCTCCCACTCCCTGACCGTCCTCGCCATAGTGATCCCCTCGCCGATCGCCCTGGCGTCCAGGCCGTTGAACCAGCACCTGAGCCAGTTGTCCTTTGCGTACTGAACGATATCGAGAAAGGGGGGCGAGGTGACGGTGAGGGCGACCGAACCTGAAGGGAGACGAGGCGTCGAGGCGGCGTCGCCGGTGAGAAAGAGGGCGTCCTCTCCGGCGCGGCGGAGGGCCGAGAGTTCTTCCTTACTCATCCGCCCGAGGAGCCGCCGGGACTTCCGGAGAATGAGGGCATGGGTGTCGCGGTATTCAGGCACCTGGCCGCGCTTTGTGTTGATCCGCCGCTGACTCTCCGGCGAGACCGCCTGGTTTGGCGGGAGAGTGTAGACCGAGAAGAACCCCCTCGAGTGGCCGGTGAGCCTGGTGGTCGCCACCATCCTGATCCAGCGGTCGACGGCGTCCTCCTCGTCGCCCCGGCCGATCAGGTACGAGCGGAGGGCCACCAGTTCCCCCTCGGTCTTCGGGTGATAGAACATCGAGAGATCGGTCCCGGCACACAGCCCCACACCCCGCGGGATCTCCTCCAGCCGCGCTCGCACCTCGTCGAGGTCGGGTGGGGAGAGACGGGGACGCGCCAGGATCCCGGAGAGCGGATTGGCATCGTTTGCGGCGACCCGTCGGCCGAGCAGCGCGGCCTCGACCGCCGTTGTCCCCCGCCCGCTGAAGGGATCGTAGACGAGGTCCCCTGGCCGGGTAAGAAGATCGATGAAAAACCGCGGGAGTTGGGGCTTGAAACACGCCCGGTACGAGACCTCGTGGATCGACGACGCCTGCCTCTGCCGCGCCGTCCAGAACTCATTTGCATACCGCGGGACCGTCACGCCTCCACAGGTCGCCTCGTCATGGCGGGTCGGCGTGCCGTCGGCCGCGGTGAAGTCCTCAAAGTAGTCGTCGAGGGAGGTCGGTCGCATCAGAGAAGATTTCTCCCCCCGAGTACCTGAAGGCTTCGATCGAGGAGGACTCGATCGATCCGGAGGCTCTCAACAATGCCCGTTTTCCGGCTCCGGAAAAAGCCTCTTCCGGACCGATCACGGAATGATCTCGCAGCCATTGTATCGCTCGTACGCAAAGTCGTCCAGGGAGACGACCCCTTCCCTGATCAGTTCCCTGATCTCGGGGAGAGACGAGACGACGGCATCGCGGAGGTTTCGGACCGTCCCGCAGACCATGTGCCGCCCAACCTCCGGCCAGGGGCGGAGGATACTGGAGTACAGGCACCTCCCCCCACAGAAGTCGATAAGGTCGCAGGCGGTGCAGGGCCCTTCGACCGACACTTCGGGCAGATCCTGCGGTCTGGTCGTCGCCACATTGCCGAGATACCAATCCCGCATCCCGACCATGCAGGGGCACGGGATGATCGTCCCGTCAGTCATGACCGTGTAGTTCGCATACCCGCATCCGCACCGCAACCCCCCCTCCCGACCGAGGAGGAGGTCGGCGGTCACGCCGAGGAAGGGGTACCATGTCGGAACTGTTCCCTCCTTCATCCTCTCCACCCAGTGGCCGACCAGGCGGCGGATGCCGGGGTTGTACGACCCGGCCGCCCAGCGACCGAAGTCCCGCTTCGAGTAGTCGCCCCAGAAATCGGCGTCGATCTGCCAGTGGATCGAGGAGAACGAGTGGTCAGAGTTTTCTGAGAGATAGAGAACCGCCTTCTCGATATCGGTCTTCTCCGTGATGGTCATCCTGGCGATAAGTTCGCCGGTGTAACCCCCATCGAGGAGAGCATGCACATTTTCCATCACCCTCCGGTAGACACCTTTCCCGCGGTGGGCGTCGGTGAGAACTTCGGGGCCGTCGATGGAGACCAGGACCGTCGAGAAGCGGTTCCGATACTCGGGTTCCAGGCGGTCGAGGAGAAGGGCGTTGGTCTGGAGCATGAACCGTCCGATCGGGGCATGGTCCATCACCTCTCTGACGAGGTCAAGGCGCAACAGCGGTTCGCCCCCATAGAAGGTGAGTACGGCACCAGAGTCTTGTGAGAGGAAACGATAGAGATCTCTGAGGTCGAAGGAGAGTTCGGGCGGGACATCCTCATCAAAGGCTATCCACCTCCCGAAGGGGTCGCTCTCTTCGAAGTCCTTGGCCCGACAGTACGAGCAGCAGAGATTGCAAGCGTCGGTGAGAATGAGGTGGTAATACATCTGCTCCATACAAATTTGCAGCGATTCCCGATAAATCTCTCCGCAGAACCCCAATCGATCTGCAACCCATACGGGAGAATTTAAAGAGTCAATTTCCGAAAAAACATATTATAAATAAATATCCACGACATTATATCTACCATAGTCGATTAATTTCTGGACGGAGAATTCAGATGATCACCGACACGACGACAGCACATGAGATCGCCATGCGAATCGATGCCGACATGGCTGTTTCCAGGTGGAAAGATTGGCGCTGGCAGGTCAGCCACTCGGTCAGAGACATCAAGACCTTCGAGCGGGCTCTCGGTATCACCTTCCCCCCCGAAGAACGGGTCGAACTGGAGCGGACGGTCGAGAGGTTCCCCCTCTGTGTCACCCCCTATTACCTCTCTCTCATCGACCCCGAGGACTTCAGAAACGATCCCGTCTTCATGCAGTGTTTCCCCTCGGTCAGGGAACTCGACGTAGAGGACTACGATCTCTCTGACCCCCTGGCCGAGGACGCCGACATGGCGGCACCCTGCATCACCCACCGGTACCCGGACCGGGTGCTCTTCCTGATCTCAAATATCTGTGCGATGTACTGTCGGCATTGCACCAGGAAACGAAAGGTCGGCGACACTGACTCGGTCCCGGTCAGAGAGGAGATCGATGCCGGCCTCGCCTATATCAGAGATCATCCCGAGGTGCGCGACGTCCTCCTCTCGGGCGGCGACCCCCTCATGCTCCCTGACGAGAGCCTCGACCGGATCCTCACCGAACTCGACGCCATCGAGCATGTGGAAGTGGTGCGGATCGGCACCCGCGTGCCGGTCGTCCTCCCCTACCGGATCACCCCCGACCTCATTGAGATGCTCGGCCGCCACCACCCCCTCTGGATCAACACCCACTTCAACCACCCCAAAGAGTTCACTGCCTCTTCAGAGGAAGCGCTCGGGAAACTTGCCGACGCCGGCATGCCCCTCGGCAACCAGACGGTTCTCCTCGCCAATGTCAATGACTGCCCGCGGCTGCAACGCACTCTTGCTCACAAACTGGTCAGAAACCGGGTCCGCCCCTATTATCTCTACCAGTGCGACCTCTCGGAAGGTCTCTCTCATTTCAGAACCTCGGTCGCCAGGGGGATCGAGATCATCGAGAACCTGATCGGGCATACGAGCGGGTTTGCGGTGCCGACCTATGTGGTCGACGCACCGGGCGGCGGGGGCAAGATCCCTCTGATGCCAAACTACGTCCTCTCCTGGGCCGACAACAAGGTGGTGCTGCGCAACTACGAGGGAGTGATCACCACCTACCAGGAGCCCAAGGACTACTCTCCGGTCTACTGCGACGGAAACTGCAAGGAGTGCACCCTTCAGCTCAAGGAAGAAAGTGCCGAAGAACCGGGACCGGTCGGGATCGCCAGGATCCTCTCAGACCTCGACGAGACCTCGACCCTGGTCCCAGAGCATACCGAACGGATGGAGCGGCGCAGCGATGTCTGATGTAGTGGTGACCATCGGGAAGTCGCGGGTTCAGCATGGCCCGGCCAACAACCGGGTCTACCTGATCAAACTCAACCCTGCAGATAGCGCCACAATGCCCGACCGTCTCCTGACCCTTGCACGGGAGCACGGGTACACCAAGGTCTTCTGCCGTGTCCATGCGGGGGCGCTGGAGGCGTTTCTCAAGGCGGGGTACCAGATCGAGGCGCAGGCACCGGAACTCTTCCGCGGGGTGGAAGACGGCTACTTTCTCAGTTATTTCCTCGACCCGACAAGGGAGAGGATCAAGGTGCCTTTCCCACCCGTCCCACCCACGAAGACCGGGGTATGCCTCCCTCCTCCTCTCCCGCCGGGGTATAGAGTGAGAGAGGCGGGCGAAGAGGACGCCGGGAGTCTGGCCGCCCTCTATAAACAGAACTTCGAGACCTATCCGTTCCCGATCGACGACCCTGCCTACATCATATCGGCGATGAGAGAGCAGGTCAGGTTCTTCGTCGTCGAGCGCGAGCAGGACGGCGGGGTGGACGTGGTCGGGGCCTCGTCCGCCGAGATGGACCCGGCGGGCAAAAGTGTGGAGATGACCGACATGGCGATCAGTCCGTCCTGCCGGGGCCTCGGGCTCTCGGTGCATCTCCTGCATGCGATGGAGGCGGAGATGCGGCGGGCCGGGATGATCGTCGCCTACACCATCTCTCGGGCGGCGTGGGAACCGGTCAACCGCCTTTTTGCCAGCGCCGGGTACCGTTACGGTGGTACGATGGTCAACAACACCCAGATCTGCGGGCGGTGTGAGTCGATGCATCTCTGGTACCGGCGACTGGACCGCCCCGCATAAGGCATATATGAGGGCACCGCTATTGAGGGGAGTATGCAGATGTACAGGTGCACCAAGTGCGGTTATGTCTATAACCCGAAGACCGGGGACCAGACGCAGGGGATCGCCCCAAACACCCCCTTCGAGGATCTGCCTGAAACCTGGGTCTGTCCCCGATGCAACGCCCCCAAAAGTGCCTTTGAACCTATCGATTAAATGAACCAGAAAAGCGGACGCGTCGCCTGCGTCGACATGGAGTTCGGGCATATCTACGGGACGCACCGCGCCCTGGTCATGCCCATCGAGGTCGGGGCGGTCATCTATGATCCGATGTCCGACCAGGCAAAATTTGCCGGGATTACCTCGGGCTATGATATCGAGGTCGAGGTCTGGCTGAACACGACCGACGCCCTCGGCCGGAAGACCGGGGTGGTGACGCATGTGGCGAATCCGGGAAGGATGCACACAGACATTGCATACGACCCCCGCCACCGCCTCGACCGGGACGGGTGGCGGGCGGCACGCAAGACCGTCGCGGCATCCTTCGACGACCTCGGGGTATTCATGGAGCGGCTTTGCCTGGAAGAGGAGGTGGAGAGATTTGCTTTCTTCGCCAAGAACATGGAGTGCCGGGCTCTTGACCGGGCCGGGTTCGACCTTGCACCGTACCGGTGTACCGATCTCCAGCGCGATATCAAGACGGCCCTCCACATGAAGGACTTCCTCTCTCTTGACCGCAGCGCCAGCATCATCGGTTTTGAGACAGAAAAAGGAGAAATAAAGTCAAACCGTTTCTCATATTCGGTCCCTGACCGATACCTCCCTTCCATCCGCCCTCACTCTGCGGTCGGGGACGCCGCCAGGATCTTCCTCCTGGCCCGCGAGTTCTATACCGGCACCGAGCGATTCCTCTCTGAGGCGGAGATCTATCTGACCAGATGTGAGAGGGAAGGATCCTCAGCCTGAGGCGAGGCGCTTCCCCAGTTCATAGGCCCGCCGCATGAGTTCCCCATCCTTTGCCGCGTCGCCGACATCAAGAAGTCCCGCACCGACGAGGGGCGCCGCCACCTCGATGCCGAAGAACTCCATGGTGACGGCAAGGTGGGTGGCCATGGGGCCGTAGACGTCGGGGTTCGGGTCGCCCTGCGCAAGGATGATCGCCGCTTTCTTGCCGGGCCTGAGCCTTGAGGTGAACTCAGGGCCCATAAAGGCGTACCACCGGTCGATGAAGCTCTTGGTGATCCCGCTCACCATCCCGAAGTAGACCGGCGAGCCCAGGATGATCCCGTCGGTCTCCTCGATCATCTGGTAGAGGCCGGTCATGTCGTCCTCAAGTTTGCATGTCCCGCCGTCATTGCAGAAGCCGCAGCCCTGACAGTCCAGAAAGGCCGCATCGTTGAGGTAAATCAGGGTCGTCTCGGCCCCGGCGTCCTCCGCACCCTGGAGGGCCTCTCTGACCAGCACCTCGGTGTTCCCGCCAGGCCGCGGGCTCCCGACAAACGCAGTGACTTTCATGATCTCTCTCCGGGAGAGGCATGCCTCTCCTCCTATATCAAATAAATACACGCGAAAAAAGGGAACGGCAGTCCGGACCGACTTCAGGCCCTGGGGACTACCTTGAGAACAAGGGAGAAGTTCGTCTCGGTCCCGGTCGTGTTCTCCCACGGACGTTTGTAGATCGCAGAGAAGGTCTGGTTGCCCTCACCGGCGGCTTCGATGAGCCAGGTGTGCGTCCCGCCGACACCGACCATGCCCTCGGGGTGGGGGTCGACGGTGTAGGTGTCGTTGAGGAGGGTCAGTCCGTCGGTGAGGGTGGCGTTCCACTCATATCCGGTCGTCGGGTTCGCCCGCAGGTCGACCTGCACGATGCTCCCGAGGCTCACCTCGACAGAGGTGTTGTCTGCGGTCTCGTTGAAGACGAAGGCAGGTGTTGCCATGGCGGCGCGGTATGCCTCCCATGCGTCCATCTCAGTGCCGTTCTCGAAGATGCAGACGCCGTATTCGCTCCCGTCGGCGTCCTTCCTGATCTCATACCCATAGCCCATCTCCTGGCACCAGACCGCGGCGGGGTTCGGCATCCCGATGGTCGTGTTCTCGGTCGGGGCCGGCGTTTCGTTCGTCGTCGTCTCAGGGACAGGCGTAGTCTCTGGAGTCTCCTGCTGGTCCGCCGAGGTGCATCCTGCACCGATCAGAGAGGCGGCAAGGACCAGGAGGACGACTCCGGCAAGGATCTTTGCTTTCATACCTAACACCTTAGCATCATCTGAAATAAACGATTCCTTGAGCGCGAAGATTTTCACACTCAAATTTCACTTTTTACGGCTGCGTAGAATCGGGCATGAGCCAAGAGCACGTCTCAGACATATCGCATGAAAATCTCTCATCGCGGTTCTTCGGGGTATGGAAGGATCCTTGATCCCTCCCCTGAACACTGTTCAATCGCCTCCCCTCGGTGATCCTCATCGTGGAGGGGTTAGGGGGGTCTCCTCCCGGCGCGAGACGGGGGTGAATCCTTCTGGTGGGGCGGCCCTTCTGATCGACGTGCCTTCCCACACGAATCGCACCGGGGGCGCTGCCCCCCGATAGGGGCGGGAAGGCAGAGGGATAACCGTGCAGAGGTTGTTCCCGTCCTCTGTCTATCAACCCCATGGGAAATCAGGGGCGGCCCCCCCCAACGAGATCAATCCAGAAAAGTTCAACAGAGCCTTTACCCACATGAAACAGCGAAGCCTTTTGATCGAATAATTTTACCTATCCGGACATCATCCAATCTTCAAGTGTCGCCATTAAGAACCAGACTGTTTTTCATCCTGAAACACACATATGCACCAATATTTTTTGAAATATAATTAGAATTATGCGAAATCTATTAATATTCAAACACAATATTACCCAATCATGCCCCCATACCCCCCTGCTGAGATCCGCGTCCTCGCGGTAGACGATGATCCGGGACTTCTCGATATTATCAGAATTTTTCTCGAAAGCACCGGCAATATCGTCGTTTCCCGGGACATGTGTGCCAGAGATGCCCTTTATACCCTTGAAACAGAATATTTCGATGTTTGTATCTCAGACTTCGATATGCCCGGCATGAACGGAGTCCAGTTCATCAGAAAGATCCGGGAAGACGGCTATGACCTCCCCTGTATCCTGATGACAGGGAACAGACGGAAAGAAGTGCATGACGCTGCCCTCGGCGCCGGTGCATGGTGTGTGATCCAGAAGGGTGGGAAAGGCCCGGCCTTCTTCAGTGAACTTGCAGAGGCCGTAAAAGAGGCTGCAGAAAGAGGACCGACCAGCGGCTATCCGGGAGTCAGAACCAGTGACGGCGGCCGTGATGTTCGCCTGACAGTCAAGGGAGGAGCGGACGTTTCCTGAGTCTGCTCACGCAGGACTCATAATTAATATCACCTGGCGTCGCACATTTCTGCATGGTACAGTGTAACGCGTCCCACATCCTGGTAGGGAGCATGGCAGAGGCGCATGAACTGATCGAGCGGATCAAATCAGGAGAGGACTTCGAGGCCCTCGCACGGAAACACTCCATCTGCCCGTCCGGAAAAGACGGAGGGAAACTTGGATGGTTCGGGAAGGGGCAGATGGTTCCGCCCTTCGAGAAGGCTGCATTTGCAGGGAAGGAAGGCGAGGTCGTCGGGCCGGTGAAGACTCAGTTCGGCTGGCACGTCATCCGGATCAACGGCAAGAAATAATCCCTTTTTTTTCTGACCGGTTCGAATCGTTCACAGGCCGGGAGCACGCCTCATGCCTTCCTCTCCAGATCCTTTTCCTCAGAACAACCTGATGTGCCGCCGTGCGGCCTCGGTCGTCTCCCGCCCTTGCGGGGTCCGCTTGAGAAACCCGATCTGGATCAGGTACGGCTCGTAGACCTCCTCGACCGTCCGCACCTCCTCGCCGATCGAGATGGCGATCGTCCTCGCACCCACCGGGCCGCCGCCGAAATCGTCGGCGATCACCGTGAGGATCCGGCGATCGAGATCGTCGAGGCCCAGACTGTCGATGCCGAGCATCGTCAGTGCACGGTCGGCCGTCTCGCCGTCGATGGTGCCGTCGCCCCTGACCATCGCAAAGTCCCGCACCCTCCTGAGAAGCCGGTTTGCGATCCTCGGCGTTCCCCGACTCCGCTTCGCAATCTCTTGCGCTCCGTCCGGGGTGATCGGGGTCTGCATGATCAGAGCGCTCCGCTGCACGATCCCCACCAGGTCGGCCACTTCATAGAGGTTGAGGCGGAAGACCAGACCGAACCGGTCCCTGAGCGGAGATCCCAGCAACCCGATCTTCGTCGTCGCACCGACCAGCGTGAACTCCTCAAGCGGGAGCGGCACCGACCGCGCCCCCGGTCCCTCGCCAATCATCACATCGATGCAGTTGTCCTCCATCGCCGGATAGAGAATCTCCTCGACCACCGGGTTGAGACGGTGGATCTCGTCGATGAAGAGGACGTCGCCGCGAGAGAGCGCCGTCAACTGAGCGGCAAGGTCGCCCGGACGGTCCAGCACTGGCCCTGAGGTACTCCTGATCCCGACCCCCATCTCCCGCGCCACAATCCCGGCAAGCGTCGTCTTGCCAAGGCCCGGAGGCCCGGAGAAGAGGATATGATCGAGAGACTCCCCCCGTTTCTTCGCCGCCTCGATGGCGATGGCAAGTGTCTCCTTGATCTGGGGTTGCCCCACGAACTCGTCCAGCGACCCCGGCCTGATCCCCGCCTCGTCGGTCTCGTCCGGGAGCATATCCGGTGAAGGGATGCGTTCGTTCATGCCGACCCGCGCCCCCGCAGAGATGCCAGTGCAGCGCGTATCAGGGCCTGCACCGTCGGGCCTTCGCCCAGACCGGGCAGGACGGCGTCGATCGCTTCCTGCGCCTCGTGCGCTGAAAACCCGAGCGACACCAGGGCGCTCGCCGCGTCGCAGACCGCCGCGGGACGCCGGTCAAGGGAGAGCGTCGCCGCATGTTTCTTCATCTTCTCCTTCAGTTCAAGGATGAGCCGTTTCGCACTCTTCGGGCCGATGCCGGGGATCCGGGTGAGCACCTTCTCGTCGTCGTTGAGGATGGCAAGGGCGAACTCCTCGAACGAGATCCTGGAGAGGATGTTCATGGCGATCTGCGGCCCGATGCCGCTGACCCCGATCAGGATCGTGAAAAGTTCGAGTTCGCCGGGATAGAGAAACCCGAACAACTGGATGTCGTCGTCGCGGACCGCCATGTGCGTGTGGAGCATGACGCGCCCTCGCGTCTGCTTGAGAGTCGCCAGTGCAGGTTCGGTCACCTGCACGCGGTACCCGACGCCGCCGACGTCGATCACCACCCACCGCTCGCCGGTGGATGCCAGTTCTCCGGAAAGGTGTGCGATCATCTTATCGTACCATATTGATGTGGCAGAGAGCGACGGCAAGACCGTCGGCGGTGTCGTCGGGCTGCGGCACTTCCCGCAACCTGAGCAGCCGCCTCATCATCTCCTGCACCTGGTGTTTGTCGGCACGCCCCGAACCGGTGACCGCCTGTTTGATCTGGTTGGGGGTGTACTCGGCGATCGGTATCTTGCGCTGCTCGGCGGCGAGGAGGAGGATGCCTCGCGCCTCGCTGACGCGCATAGCAGTCGTGACGTTTTTGGAGAAGAACAGTTTTTCCAGGACGACCCATGCGGGTTCGTACTCGTCGAAGAGTGCGGATACGCGCTCGTAGATCTCCAGCAGACGCTCGGGCTGACTGCGGTCGGCCGCGGTCTCGATACAGCCGTAGTCCAGCGGCACGGGGTACCGGCTGCCCTTCCTGAGGACGCCGTACCCGGTCCTCGCCACGCCGGGGTCAATACCGATCACGATCATGCTCAGCACGGAGTACTCCGTGCTCCTGGTTGATACGGTTTTTGCGAGGGGCGAAGCGCGAGAAGATTCTCATCTTTTTGCGCTCTCCGCCCCGGCCTTCCCGGCCAGGACGAAGAGGGCGGCGACGGCCAGGGCAAGGGCCGCCGGGACAGCGAACCCGGCCGCATATCCGACGCTCCCGATGACGATGCCGGCGACGAGAGGGCCTGAGGCATGGCCGATGTCCATGATCGAACCGAGCGCCCCGACCGAGGCGCCGAGTTCCTGGGTGCGGGCGACGTCGGCGACATAGGCGCCGGTGGAGACGGTGACCAGGGAGAGGGCGAGGCCGAAGAGGACTCCGATCGCCATCACCACCGGCACCGCGGCGGTGAGGGGGACGGCGGCGATGCACCCGGCGATCGCGAGGAGGCCGAGCACGATCTGCGCCCGCCGGCCGGTCCGGTCGGAGAGCGCCCCGAAGAAGGGTTTGGAGAGGGCGATGGCCAGCACCTGGAGGGCGAAGAGGAGGCCGATGAGGTACTCCTGCACCCCGATGCCGGTGAGGTACAGGGGGAGCCAGGTCTCGAAGATCCCGAAGGCGAAGTAGGTCGCCATCTCCACCAGCGCAGTGGAGAGGAGAAGACGATTTTTCCCGAAGCCCGCGAGGCGTTCGCCGAACTCGCCGAGGGTGACCCGGCTCTCGCCGCCCTCGGACGCCCTTCCTTCCTTGATCCCGAGGATGAGGAAGACGACCGGGAGCGAGGCGAGGAAGGCCGCGACATAGACGATGCGGTAGTTCAGGAGCCCGGCCGAGGCCGCGAAGAGCGAGATGAGGATGCCGCCCACGAGCGGGGCGATCGTCCTCCCGACGAGGGTGGCAGAGGAGTAGATGCCGCTCTTCTCTCCCTTCGCATCAGGGTAGGCCGAGTAGATCATCATCGCGGCGACCGGGCCGAGGATGGCGGTCGCGAGGCCGTGGAAGAACCTGACCGGGATGAGCCAGAGGGGGTCGACGACGAGGAGGTACAGGAGCGGGGCGGAGAGGAAGACGGCACCCGAGGCGATCAGAAGACGCCGCGGGCCGAGGCGGTCGGCCATCACTCCGACCGGGAAGGAGAAGAGGATCCCGGCCGCGGGGGAGACGAAGGCGATGAGGCCGATCATCGTCTCGTCCGCGCCGAGGGCGCTGGAGAAGAGGGGGAGCACGGGGTTTTTCGAGATGGTCGTGGAGAAGATCGCGAAGAACCCGATGATCGAGAGATAGGTGATGAGGGACGGGCCCGCCCGTCCGATTTTTGTCGGTTGCACCATGCCGGTCACCTGGTACCGGAAGATGGACACCGGCGAGCGATGAACCTATCGGGGACATGGTGATATACCGGGAGGTGCCAGAGGGACGGTGGTGACGGATATGGTTGTTGACGCCATTCCCCGGATCGTCGGTTTTGTCTATGCGATCGTTCTTGCCCCCGCCCTTATACTGCTCTGGCGCAGCGGACGGATCACGCGGCGGCGGGCGCTGCCTCTTCTCGCCGTCTCCGCCGTCCTCGGTTTTCTGATCTTCGCCCCGATGGCGCCGTACCAACTCCAACTCCTGGTCGCCGGCGACCTCGCAGGGCTCGACGCCCCCGTAGCCCTGGTCCTCGGAGGTCTCGCCTTCTTCGTTGTCGTGGCCCTCGTCGGGGGCAGAACCTTCTGCGGCCACCTCTGCCCCGTCGGCGCCGTCCAGGAAATTCTCTCCCTGGCCGGGTACGCACGGGTCGGCCGCACCAGAAAGAAGGAGACGATCGTCCTGCGGTCTGTAGTCTTCGCCGCCGTCCTCCTTGCCGGTCTCCTCTTCTCTGAAAATATCCTCGGTGCCCTGGGGCTGGAGGACTTCTTCTTCCTGAATGTAACTTCGGTCTCCTTCTTCGTCTTCGCCGCCCTGATGATCCTCGGCGTCGCGGTGTATCGACCTTTTTGCCGCGTCATCTGTCCGTACGGTGCGGTGCTCGCCCTCGCCGCCGCTCAGGCGCAGTACAGGTTCAGGAGGACCGACCTCTGCATCAAGTGCCGGAAGTGCGAGAAGGCCTGCCCGGTCGACGAGGCAAAAGAGAGCGACCGAAAGGTCGAGTGTTATATGTGCGGGAGGTGCGTCGAGGTCTGCCCGGTGGAGGGAGCGCTCCGCTATGCCAGACGGTAGATGACCGAGGGCGGCCCGGCCCCGGTCACTTCGCGTCCTTCATCCGGTACTCGGCGTCGTAGACCGTTCCCCCTCCCTGGCCCGGCGCCGCGGCCGCTTCCTGGTAGATGACGGTCCCGGCCTCCTGGAGGACGGCCTTGAGTCTCTCCACCTCCGACCTGACTGCGTCCATTTCCTTCCCGGCAAGGGCGCTCTTCAGGTCGGCGAGGGCCCCCTCGACCTTTTCTTTCGGCCCGGCACCCATCCTCTCCCCCAGATCGGCGAGGGTCTTTTCCGCGGTGTAGACAAGGGCGTCGGCCTCATTTCTTACCTCGGCCTCGTCCCGCCGTCTCTGGTCCTCGGCCTCGTACTCCTCCGCCTCCTTCACCATCCGGTCGATCTGGTCCCCGGGAAGTTTGGTCGAGGCGGTGATGGTCATCTGCTGCTCTTTGCCGGTGGCGCGGTCCTGTGCCGAGACCTTGAGGATGCCCGAGGCGTCGATGTCGAAGGTGACCTCGATCTGCGGGATGCCCCGCGGCGCAGGCGGGATGCCGACGAGGTTGAACTGGCCGAGGCTGGTGTCGTCCTGCGCCATCGGGCGTTCGCCCTGGAGGACGTTGATGGTCACCGCGGTCTGGAGGTCAGCGGCGGTGGTGAAGATCTGGCTCGTCCTGGTCGGGACCGTGGTGTTGCGCGGGATGAGGGCGGTTCTCACATGGCCGAGGGTCTCGATCCCGAGGGTGAGCG contains:
- a CDS encoding peptidylprolyl isomerase: MAEAHELIERIKSGEDFEALARKHSICPSGKDGGKLGWFGKGQMVPPFEKAAFAGKEGEVVGPVKTQFGWHVIRINGKK
- a CDS encoding MFS transporter, which produces MVQPTKIGRAGPSLITYLSIIGFFAIFSTTISKNPVLPLFSSALGADETMIGLIAFVSPAAGILFSFPVGVMADRLGPRRLLIASGAVFLSAPLLYLLVVDPLWLIPVRFFHGLATAILGPVAAMMIYSAYPDAKGEKSGIYSSATLVGRTIAPLVGGILISLFAASAGLLNYRIVYVAAFLASLPVVFLILGIKEGRASEGGESRVTLGEFGERLAGFGKNRLLLSTALVEMATYFAFGIFETWLPLYLTGIGVQEYLIGLLFALQVLAIALSKPFFGALSDRTGRRAQIVLGLLAIAGCIAAVPLTAAVPVVMAIGVLFGLALSLVTVSTGAYVADVARTQELGASVGALGSIMDIGHASGPLVAGIVIGSVGYAAGFAVPAALALAVAALFVLAGKAGAESAKR
- the ruvA gene encoding Holliday junction branch migration protein RuvA, coding for MIAHLSGELASTGERWVVIDVGGVGYRVQVTEPALATLKQTRGRVMLHTHMAVRDDDIQLFGFLYPGELELFTILIGVSGIGPQIAMNILSRISFEEFALAILNDDEKVLTRIPGIGPKSAKRLILELKEKMKKHAATLSLDRRPAAVCDAASALVSLGFSAHEAQEAIDAVLPGLGEGPTVQALIRAALASLRGRGSA
- the ruvC gene encoding crossover junction endodeoxyribonuclease RuvC: MIVIGIDPGVARTGYGVLRKGSRYPVPLDYGCIETAADRSQPERLLEIYERVSALFDEYEPAWVVLEKLFFSKNVTTAMRVSEARGILLLAAEQRKIPIAEYTPNQIKQAVTGSGRADKHQVQEMMRRLLRLREVPQPDDTADGLAVALCHINMVR
- a CDS encoding 4Fe-4S binding protein; translated protein: MVVDAIPRIVGFVYAIVLAPALILLWRSGRITRRRALPLLAVSAVLGFLIFAPMAPYQLQLLVAGDLAGLDAPVALVLGGLAFFVVVALVGGRTFCGHLCPVGAVQEILSLAGYARVGRTRKKETIVLRSVVFAAVLLAGLLFSENILGALGLEDFFFLNVTSVSFFVFAALMILGVAVYRPFCRVICPYGAVLALAAAQAQYRFRRTDLCIKCRKCEKACPVDEAKESDRKVECYMCGRCVEVCPVEGALRYARR
- the ruvB gene encoding Holliday junction branch migration DNA helicase RuvB, whose amino-acid sequence is MNERIPSPDMLPDETDEAGIRPGSLDEFVGQPQIKETLAIAIEAAKKRGESLDHILFSGPPGLGKTTLAGIVAREMGVGIRSTSGPVLDRPGDLAAQLTALSRGDVLFIDEIHRLNPVVEEILYPAMEDNCIDVMIGEGPGARSVPLPLEEFTLVGATTKIGLLGSPLRDRFGLVFRLNLYEVADLVGIVQRSALIMQTPITPDGAQEIAKRSRGTPRIANRLLRRVRDFAMVRGDGTIDGETADRALTMLGIDSLGLDDLDRRILTVIADDFGGGPVGARTIAISIGEEVRTVEEVYEPYLIQIGFLKRTPQGRETTEAARRHIRLF